The following coding sequences lie in one Pararge aegeria chromosome 25, ilParAegt1.1, whole genome shotgun sequence genomic window:
- the LOC120634804 gene encoding uncharacterized protein LOC120634804, with translation MRQASGKQNMNRGHGGKFGGGGGGRGGSAGRGVGNTGGPLLTAHLRNLDMELQLLKRKRQIFEQEQNMLDRFSNNTTSFNSNYNDQYSNNNYSLNSNRRQYDNKQPFNTYNQQGPSKPYPSSADYSNAYEPGPGPSNSRSLGIKRQPVWENQIPSPPKRFNAPQRVNPWQNQDTRQDYRAVNQNPPQPKNFPSQVRTFVNPNPGIGQRIKNKYNPPVERKNFKPSKVTKPNHKPPVPGPASVLSWPETSVVRVTKPVSKPNMYRPSEETKKLIEETNKLIAHTNKIVGIQNPKPRGQNLPQMKQNPQPKVQNPPQPSQNPSPKAVNAKKKLDRDNILRPHRQPYGQMKGRLELALGMIVKSVKELCPDPTTLEFFMLPFIQRVIKYTIRIRIKNVMMNEPIESVTEILDKYRQKYPKETDIELMKIAQDADEYNRKNRGFLQLIETDDPEEFFRKNLSKILHNKLEDMFVDLKTMTVNKQYDIDECVEKFAIQSEVLKEDGAGESHLNGNVEKSTEGNTETVKDTTGEEETVGKKDNTEQKEKDTNEKKDSEGNNTDGKIDTNGEKDKEVVKETSKEKETTIVKTNIEELYSVDVRNIVEQLEVKSARTKYYVDFVEKLIEQRLPIILPRFKEAIMSILCSNKEFLSTKALIVLEMKEKLRKVMEEENTINLDDDVTDATAKPADSKKLPTATTTSTSGVATAAKPATTAAKPATTAAAKPATPVKPTASPAKKPSTPSTAAASPAKPMATPVKPAATVKPAATSATPATPVKEADKSVPSTPSTPASKDINYVKLIGRPALPARADIYEFLNAFKPASIKKHKSINNLLVIGFTDKDSYEKILAASESVVGDATMIIKASEQVTNTPATPVQNKTGQQGNETPVSHKATKEVTKTPQSKNTEPEKAEVPSEVKNTTPAPKDTTNDNEQNNTSTEDILSELDTQITDLLSSIRKADEEEKSDPNTPKKTTNDENMYTDTELDNEIAELTKESDDRKADLQKKKQAADAVIAESNDANAKKDLDTIMEVDDETKKVTAIEEVAKTVKESGRATPTRSSSRLANVTPSTIKTRRASRLANN, from the exons AACCTGGATATGGAGCTCCAGTTGCTCAAACGCAAAAGGCAGATATTTGAGCAGGAACAGAACATGCTCGATAGATTCTCTAATAACACCACTAGTTTTAATTCCAACTACAATGATCAATACTCCAATAATAATTACTCTCTTAACAGTAACAGG AGGCAGTATGATAACAAGCAACCCTTTAACACATATAATCAACAGGGTCCCAGCAAACCATATCCTAGTTCTGCTGATTATTCTAATGCGTATGAGCCTGGGCCTGGCCCTTCCAACAGCAGGTCACTGGGCATCAAGCGTCAACCAGTATGGGAAAATCAAATTCCCTCCCCTCCGAAACGTTTCAATGCGCCTCAGAGGGTTAACCCCTGGCAGAATCAAGACACAAGGCAGGATTACAGGGCTGTAAACCAAAATCCCCCTCAACCCAAAAATTTCCCGTCCCAAGTCAGGACTTTCGTGAACCCAAACCCAGGCATTGGTCAgcgaatcaaaaataaatacaacccTCCAGTTGAGCGTAAAAATTTTAAGCCTTCCAAAGTGACAAAACCCAACCATAAGCCTCCTGTTCCTGGGCCTGCCTCCGTACTTAGTTGGCCTGAAACGTCTGTTGTACGTGTCACAAAGCCTGTCTCAAAACCAAACATGTATCGACCCTCGGAAGAAACTAAAAAGTTAATAGAGGAAACTAATAAGTTGATTGCTCACACCAACAAGATAGTTGGCATACAAAATCCTAAACCCAGGGGGCAAAACCTTCCACAGATGAAGCAAAACCCTCAACCAAAAGTGCAAAACCCGCCGCAGCCATCGCAAAACCCTTCACCCAAAGCAGTAAacgctaaaaaaaaattggatcgTGATAATATCCTTCGTCCTCACAGACAACCATATGGGCAAATGAAAGGTCGCCTAGAGTTAGCCTTGGGCATGATCGTTAAATCAGTTAAAGAACTATGCCCCGACCCCACCACCCTAGAGTTTTTCATGCTCCCCTTCATACAGCGTGTCATTAAATACACCATCCGCATACGCATAAAGAATGTCATGATGAACGAACCAATTGAATCTGTCACTGAGATTCTTGATAAATACCGCCAGAAATATCCAAAGGAGACTGACATTGAGCTTATGAAAATAGCTCAGGACGCCGATGAATATAACCGAAAAAATCGGGGGTTCTTACAACTCATTGAAACAG ATGACCCTGAAGAATTTTTCAGGAAGAACTTAAGCAAAATCCTGCACAACAAGCTTGAAGACATGTTTGTAGAT CTTAAAACCATGACTGTGAATAAACAGTACGACATTGATGAGTGCGTCGAGAAATTCGCGATACAATCTGAGGTTCTTAAAGAAGATGGTGCAGGTGAAAGCCATCTAAACGGAAATGTGGAGAAATCAACAGAAGGGAATACAGAAACGGTGAAAGACACTACTGGAGAGGAAGAAACAGTTGGAAAGAAAGATAATACTGAACAGAAAGAAAAagatacaaatgaaaaaaaagatagTGAGGGAAATAATACAGATGGAAAAATAGATACGAATGGGGAAAAAGATAAAGAAGTAGTTAAAGAAACAAGTAAGGAAAAGGAAACAACTATTGTCAAAACAAATATAGAAGAATTATACAGCGTCGATGTAAGGAACATAGTAGAACAACTTGAAGTAAAATCTGCGAGAACTAAGTACTATGTAGATTTTGTGGAAAAGCTTATTGAACAAAGATTACCGATTATTTTGCCACGTTTCAAAGAA GCAATAATGTCAATTCTgtgttcaaataaagaattCCTTAGTACAAAAGCATTAATCGTTCTGGAGATGAAAGAAAAATTGCGTAAAGTTATGGAAGAAGAGAACACGATTAACCTTGACGATGACGTTACCGATGCGACAGCGAAGCCAGCAGATTCCAAAAAACTTCCAACGGCCACAACTACTAGTACTTCTGGAGTGGCCACTGCCGCGAAACCTGCGACAACTGCTGCAAAACCTGCAACCACAGCTGCCGCTAAACCTGCAACGCCTGTAAAACCTACAGCATCACCTGCTAAGAAACCTTCGACCCCATCAACAGCTGCGGCATCACCTGCAAAACCAATGGCAACACCTGTTAAACCGGCAGCAACTGTAAAACCGGCAGCGACATCTGCAACGCCGGCAACACCTGTCAAAGAAGCAGATAAGAGTGTTCCTTCCACTCCTAGTACACCAGCTTCGAAAGATATCAACTATGTTAAG CTGATTGGCCGCCCCGCTCTACCAGCTAGAGCTGACATCTATGAGTTCTTGAATGCTTTCAAGCCGGCATCCATCAAGAAACATAAAAGTATTAACAACCTGCTTGTCATCGGATTTACGGACAAGGATAGCTATGAAAAGATATTGGCTGCCAGCGAATCTGTTGTTG GTGATGCTACAATGATTATAAAAGCAAGCGAACAAGTAACCAACACGCCAGCCACGCCAGTACAAAACAAAACAGGTCAACAAGGCAACGAGACGCCAGTTTCACACAAGGCAACTAAAGAAGTTACTAAAACTCCTCAAAGCAAGAACACTGAACCAGAAAAAGCTGAAGTTCCAAGTGAAGTAAAGAATACAACGCCAGCACCAAAGGATACTACTAATGATAATGAACAAAACAACACATCAACAGAGGACATATTATCAGAATTAGACACACAGATAACTGATTTACTCTCGTCGATAAGAAAGGCCGACGAGGAGGAGAAAAGTGATCCAAATAcaccaaaaaaaacaactaatgATGAGAATATGTACACAGACACAGAGTTAGATAACGAAATAGCGGAACTTACAAAGGAGTCCGATGATCGAAAAGCTGAtctacaaaaaaagaaacaagcAGCTGACGCGGTAATAGCTGAATCTAATGatgcaaatgcaaaaaaagaTTTAGACACGATCATGGAAGTTGACgatgaaacaaaaaaagtaaCAGCGATCGAGGAAGTAGCGAAGACCGTAAAGGAATCTGGAAGGGCGACACCTACTAGGTCGTCATCTCGTTTGGCCAATGTGACTCCTAGTACAATAAAAACTAGGCGGGCAAGCCGATTGGCTAATAACTAA